From the Bombus vancouverensis nearcticus chromosome 3, iyBomVanc1_principal, whole genome shotgun sequence genome, one window contains:
- the rdgB gene encoding retinal degeneration B isoform X3, producing MLIKEYRIPLPLTVEEYRIAQLYMIAKKSREESQGAGSGVEIIENEPYSDGPGGNGQYTHKIYHVGSHLPEWFKSLLPRSALIAKEEAWNAYPYTKTRYTCPFVEKFSIEIETYYFPDNGYQENVFKLSGSDLRNRIVDVIDIVKDQYTGDYVKDEDPKLYVSQKTGRGPLTESWLEEYWADVKGKQQPTPSGKSLMCAYKLCRVEFRYWGVQTKLEKFIHDVALRKTMVRAHRQAWAWQDEWNGLTMEDIRKIERQTQLALQKRMANAEGDGEATNDNQDRAVSNTTMTPQESNVATTLAATLGSIEKNEDPQSPPSARKSTDIPNTAGSSEGDVSPEDSPTEVPDLRNAPTEEKADAKKGWKKNKMSSPCSNKSFDMQIANWRMESIVRESESGSEDEFFDCQAGFIIPIIREEEEDNTFTSPTMVNKEDDTIFSPSYLQRMASERSSKRLQISTSASIDASYPASPQHSPTHQPCKTTVLLIVMHAGSVLDANVDLTAKKSDITTFKGAFESVMRQHYPSMVGHVAIKFVSCPPICTEGLGILSSLSPYSFDVSPSSMDAPQVTHDTIPIGAIPLLASSTPEYQDTVSRVIAGANQVYHDFIRSDEGRGFTGQICLIGDSVGAILTYDALCRSAHSRHNSENNILDNQGIENSTNAEDGKHLTAPSPRRKSSSISDTPSHCKLDFEVGEFFMFGSPLALVLAYRKISSDKTSNIRRPLVNQVYNLFHPTEPVAARLEPLISARFSLLPPVNVARYQKYPLGNGQPYHLLEAIQTNPQLFTDGLNIPNMSMSHLRRLSDISIHSTMSGVVENVPLKVVSNLTQKWWGTKRLDYALYCPEGLANFPTNSLPQIFHASYWESLDVIAFILRQLGRFDLSLLTNEEKELSCFRPGQPREKWNKKRTSVKLKNVAANHRANDVIVKEGAPQILIARFMYGPIDVIALTGEKVDIHIMKDAPAGEWTHLSTEVTDKNGRITYKIPDDKALEHGLYPVKMIVRGDHTSVDFFLAVIPPKTECVVFSIDGSFTASMSVSGKDPKVRAGAVDVVRHWQELGYLIIYITARPDMQQQKVVSWLSQHNFPHGLVSFADGLSTDPLGHKAAYLHKLIQEHGVIIHYAYGSSKDISVYTAINLKQNQIFIIGKVSKKYHSLATILHDGYAAHLSMLQAHGGSRPAQGNARMVIPRGQFGLPGQNASLRRRSSFRLAKRAVSQPTPGKGIYPLERSTSVGPSISSQTASTRSTAPEKL from the exons ATGTTGATAAAAGAATATCGAATACCGCTGCCTCTCACCGTCGAGGAGTATAGAATTGCTCAGCTTTACATGATAGCG AAAAAATCTAGAGAAGAAAGTCAAGGGGCAGGCAGCGGTGTAGAGATTATAGAGAACGAGCCTTATAGCGATGGTCCAGGTGGAAACGGACAATATACCCATAAGATTTATCACGTGGGTAGTCATCTTCCAGAATGGTTCAAAAGTTTGCTGCCCAGATCCGCGTTGATCGCCAAAGAAGAAGCATGGAATGCTTACCCCTATACGAAGACCCGTTACACTTGCCCCTTCGTTGAAAAGTTTTCTATCGAAATAGAAACATACTATTTTCCCGACAATGGTTACCAAGAAAATGTCTTCAAGCTAAGTGGTAGCGATTTGAGAAATAGAATCGTAG ACGTGATTGATATCGTAAAAGATCAATACACGGGTGATTACGTGAAAGACGAGGATCCTAAATTATACGTGTCCCAAAAGACCGGTCGAGGACCTCTCACGGAATCATGGCTAGAAGAATACTGGGCTGACGTAAAA GGGAAACAACAACCGACTCCATCCGGAAAGTCTTTAATGTGCGCGTACAAATTATGCCGTGTGGAGTTCCGATATTGGGGTGtgcaaacaaaattagaaaagtTCATACACGATGTAG CCTTGAGAAAAACGATGGTTAGAGCTCACAGACAAGCCTGGGCCTGGCAAGACGAATGGAATGGTTTGACCATGGAAGATATTCGGAAAATTGAACGACAAACGCAATTGGCGTTGCAGAAGAGAATGGCTAATGCAGAAGGCGATGGGGAAGCAACAAACGACAATCAAGACAGGGCTGTTTCAAACACGACAATGACTCCTCAAGAGTCGAACGTTGCTACGACATTGGCTGCCACGCTTGGGAGCATCGAGAAAAACGAAGATCCTCAAAGTCCCCCAAGTGCCAGAAAATCGACCGATATACCTAACACAGCTGGTAGTTCAGAGGGTGACGTTAGCCCCGAAGATTCACCGACCGAAGTACCCGACCTTAG AAATGCTCCTACTGAAGAGAAAGCAGATGCTAAAAAGGGATGGAAGAAAAACAAGATGAGTTCGCCGTGTTCGAACAAAAGTTTCGATATGCAGATAGCGAATTGGCGCATGGAAAGTATCGTAAGAGAATCCGAATCTGGTAGCGAAGATGAGTTTTTTGACTGTCAAG CTGGGTTCATTATACCTATTATACGCGAAG AAGAGGAAGACAATACGTTCACTTCGCCTACCATGGTAAACAAAGAAG acgACACGATATTTTCACCTTCCTACTTGCAACGTATGGCTAGTGAACGTAGCAGTAAAAGGTTACAAATCTCTACGTCAGCCAGCATCGATGCCTCGTATCCGGCTTCACCTCAACATTCGCCGACTCATCAACCATGCAAAACTACTGTCCTTCTTATTGTGATGCATGCTGGCAGTGTACTAG ATGCTAACGTTGACTTGACGGCGAAAAAATCGGACATTACAACTTTCAAAGGAGCCTTTGAGTCAGTCATGAGACAACACTATCCCAGTATGGTTGGACATGTGGCCATTAAGTTTGTTTCTTGCCCACCTATTTGTACCGAAGGTCTtggtattttatcgag CCTAAGTCCTTATAGTTTTGATGTGTCACCCTCGTCTATGGATGCTCCTCAAGTGACACACGATACTATTCCTATCGGCGCTATACCTTTGCTCGCTAGTTCAACTCCTGAATATCAGGACACCGTATCACGAGTTATAGCTGGAGCAAACCAAGTTTATCACGACTTTATCAGAAGCGACGAGGGTCGAGGTTTCACGGGGCAAATTTGCCTTATTGGGGATTCAGTAGGAGCGATTTTAACATATGACGCTTTGTGTAGATCAGCTCACTCTAGACATAATAGCGAGAACAATATTTTGGATAATCAGGGCATTGAAAATAGCACGAATGCCGAAGATGGCAAACACCTGACTGCACCTTCTCCTAGAAGGAAATCTTCTAGTATAAG TGATACCCCCTCACATTGTAAATTGGATTTCGAAGTAGGAGAGTTTTTCATGTTTGGTAGTCCACTTGCTCTGGTATTGGCGTATAGAAAAATTTCCTCGGATAAAACTAGTAATATAAGAAGACCGTTGGTGAATCAGGTGTATAATTTATTCCATCCTACTGAACCTGTAGCCGCTAGATTAGAACCACTGATTTCTGCAAGGTTTTCTCTTCTTCCACCCGTGAACGTGGCTCGATATCAAAAGTATCCATTAGGAAACGGACAGCCTTATCATTTGT TGGAAGCTATCCAGACGAATCCACAATTGTTTACGGATGGATTGAATATCCCAAATATGTCAATGTCCCATTTAAGACGGCTGTCCGATATATCGATTCATAGTACAATGTCTGGTGTGGTTGAAAATGTTCCTCTAAAAGTAGTATCTAATT TAACGCAAAAATGGTGGGGTACAAAGAGATTAGATTATGCTCTCTACTGCCCAGAGGGTTTAGCAAACTTTCCCACGAACTCTTTACCTCAAATTTTTCACGCTAGCTATTGGGAGTCACTTGATGTTATCGCATTTATCCTGCGACAGTTAGGCAGATTTGATTTGTCATTACTCACAAACGAGGAGAAAGAATTATCTTGTTTCCGTCCAGGTCAACCTAGAGAAAAGTGGAATAAGAAACGTACTTCTGTTAAACTTAAG AATGTCGCTGCCAATCATAGAGCAAATGACGTAATTGTTAAAGAAGGAGCACCACAAATCCTGATTGCTAGATTTATGTACGGTCCAATTGATGTTATTGCTTTGACAG GCGAGAAAGTGGACATTCACATTATGAAAGATGCTCCAGCAGGAGAATGGACGCATTTATCAACTGAAGTAACTGATAAAAATGGTagaataacatataaaataccCGATGATAAAGCATTGGAACATGGACTTTACCCAGTTAAAATGATTGTTAG GGGTGATCATACATCCGTAGACTTTTTCTTGGCTGTGATTCCACCAAAAACAGAGTGCGTGGTATTTAGTATAGATGGTTCGTTTACTGCGAGTATGTCCGTTAGCGGGAAAGATCCAAAAGTTAGAGCTGGAGCTGTTGATGTCGTCAG GCATTGGCAAGAACTGGGATATTTAATCATATATATTACTGCAAGACCTGATATGCAACAGCAGAAAGTCGTTTCCTGGTTGTCTCAACACAACTTCCCTCATGGTCTTGTGTCCTTTGCAGATGGTCTTTCGACAGATCCACTTGGTCATAAAGCTGCGTACTTACATAAACTCATACAG GAACACGGTGTAATAATTCATTACGCATACGGCAGTAGTAAGGATATCAGTGTTTACACCGCGATTAACCTTAAACAAAATCAAATATTCATCATTGGGAAAGTATCAAAGAAGTACCACTCCTTGGCAACGATACTTCATGATGGTTATGCTGCTCATTTGAGTATGCTACAGGCGCACGGAGGCTCGAGACCTGCTCAGGGTAATGCACGTATGGTGATCCCAAGAGGTCAGTTCGGTTTACCCGGACAAAATGCTTCTCTACGACGAAGAAG CTCTTTTAGGTTGGCAAAGCGTGCAGTATCGCAACCAACTCCAGGTAAAGGGATATATCCATTGGAACGATCAACGAGCGTTGGGCCTTCAATTTCATCGCAGACTGCGTCAACCAGATCTACGGCACCAGAGAAACTCTGA
- the rdgB gene encoding retinal degeneration B isoform X5 yields MLIKEYRIPLPLTVEEYRIAQLYMIAKKSREESQGAGSGVEIIENEPYSDGPGGNGQYTHKIYHVGSHLPEWFKSLLPRSALIAKEEAWNAYPYTKTRYTCPFVEKFSIEIETYYFPDNGYQENVFKLSGSDLRNRIVDVIDIVKDQYTGDYVKDEDPKLYVSQKTGRGPLTESWLEEYWADVKGKQQPTPSGKSLMCAYKLCRVEFRYWGVQTKLEKFIHDVALRKTMVRAHRQAWAWQDEWNGLTMEDIRKIERQTQLALQKRMANAEGDGEATNDNQDRAVSNTTMTPQESNVATTLAATLGSIEKNEDPQSPPSARKSTDIPNTAGSSEGDVSPEDSPTEVPDLRNAPTEEKADAKKGWKKNKMSSPCSNKSFDMQIANWRMESIVRESESGSEDEFFDCQEGFGDSTSLSKWSSLDLLAEEEDNTFTSPTMVNKEDDTIFSPSYLQRMASERSSKRLQISTSASIDASYPASPQHSPTHQPCKTTVLLIVMHAGSVLDANVDLTAKKSDITTFKGAFESVMRQHYPSMVGHVAIKFVSCPPICTEGLGILSSLSPYSFDVSPSSMDAPQVTHDTIPIGAIPLLASSTPEYQDTVSRVIAGANQVYHDFIRSDEGRGFTGQICLIGDSVGAILTYDALCRSAHSRHNSENNILDNQGIENSTNAEDGKHLTAPSPRRKSSSISDTPSHCKLDFEVGEFFMFGSPLALVLAYRKISSDKTSNIRRPLVNQVYNLFHPTEPVAARLEPLISARFSLLPPVNVARYQKYPLGNGQPYHLLEAIQTNPQLFTDGLNIPNMSMSHLRRLSDISIHSTMSGVVENVPLKVVSNLTQKWWGTKRLDYALYCPEGLANFPTNSLPQIFHASYWESLDVIAFILRQLGRFDLSLLTNEEKELSCFRPGQPREKWNKKRTSVKLKNVAANHRANDVIVKEGAPQILIARFMYGPIDVIALTGEKVDIHIMKDAPAGEWTHLSTEVTDKNGRITYKIPDDKALEHGLYPVKMIVRGDHTSVDFFLAVIPPKTECVVFSIDGSFTASMSVSGKDPKVRAGAVDVVRHWQELGYLIIYITARPDMQQQKVVSWLSQHNFPHGLVSFADGLSTDPLGHKAAYLHKLIQEHGVIIHYAYGSSKDISVYTAINLKQNQIFIIGKVSKKYHSLATILHDGYAAHLSMLQAHGGSRPAQGNARMVIPRGQFGLPGQNASLRRRR; encoded by the exons ATGTTGATAAAAGAATATCGAATACCGCTGCCTCTCACCGTCGAGGAGTATAGAATTGCTCAGCTTTACATGATAGCG AAAAAATCTAGAGAAGAAAGTCAAGGGGCAGGCAGCGGTGTAGAGATTATAGAGAACGAGCCTTATAGCGATGGTCCAGGTGGAAACGGACAATATACCCATAAGATTTATCACGTGGGTAGTCATCTTCCAGAATGGTTCAAAAGTTTGCTGCCCAGATCCGCGTTGATCGCCAAAGAAGAAGCATGGAATGCTTACCCCTATACGAAGACCCGTTACACTTGCCCCTTCGTTGAAAAGTTTTCTATCGAAATAGAAACATACTATTTTCCCGACAATGGTTACCAAGAAAATGTCTTCAAGCTAAGTGGTAGCGATTTGAGAAATAGAATCGTAG ACGTGATTGATATCGTAAAAGATCAATACACGGGTGATTACGTGAAAGACGAGGATCCTAAATTATACGTGTCCCAAAAGACCGGTCGAGGACCTCTCACGGAATCATGGCTAGAAGAATACTGGGCTGACGTAAAA GGGAAACAACAACCGACTCCATCCGGAAAGTCTTTAATGTGCGCGTACAAATTATGCCGTGTGGAGTTCCGATATTGGGGTGtgcaaacaaaattagaaaagtTCATACACGATGTAG CCTTGAGAAAAACGATGGTTAGAGCTCACAGACAAGCCTGGGCCTGGCAAGACGAATGGAATGGTTTGACCATGGAAGATATTCGGAAAATTGAACGACAAACGCAATTGGCGTTGCAGAAGAGAATGGCTAATGCAGAAGGCGATGGGGAAGCAACAAACGACAATCAAGACAGGGCTGTTTCAAACACGACAATGACTCCTCAAGAGTCGAACGTTGCTACGACATTGGCTGCCACGCTTGGGAGCATCGAGAAAAACGAAGATCCTCAAAGTCCCCCAAGTGCCAGAAAATCGACCGATATACCTAACACAGCTGGTAGTTCAGAGGGTGACGTTAGCCCCGAAGATTCACCGACCGAAGTACCCGACCTTAG AAATGCTCCTACTGAAGAGAAAGCAGATGCTAAAAAGGGATGGAAGAAAAACAAGATGAGTTCGCCGTGTTCGAACAAAAGTTTCGATATGCAGATAGCGAATTGGCGCATGGAAAGTATCGTAAGAGAATCCGAATCTGGTAGCGAAGATGAGTTTTTTGACTGTCAAG AGGGCTTTGGAGATAGCACTTCATTATCTAAATGGAGTTCTTTGGATCTTCTAGCAGAAGAGGAAGACAATACGTTCACTTCGCCTACCATGGTAAACAAAGAAG acgACACGATATTTTCACCTTCCTACTTGCAACGTATGGCTAGTGAACGTAGCAGTAAAAGGTTACAAATCTCTACGTCAGCCAGCATCGATGCCTCGTATCCGGCTTCACCTCAACATTCGCCGACTCATCAACCATGCAAAACTACTGTCCTTCTTATTGTGATGCATGCTGGCAGTGTACTAG ATGCTAACGTTGACTTGACGGCGAAAAAATCGGACATTACAACTTTCAAAGGAGCCTTTGAGTCAGTCATGAGACAACACTATCCCAGTATGGTTGGACATGTGGCCATTAAGTTTGTTTCTTGCCCACCTATTTGTACCGAAGGTCTtggtattttatcgag CCTAAGTCCTTATAGTTTTGATGTGTCACCCTCGTCTATGGATGCTCCTCAAGTGACACACGATACTATTCCTATCGGCGCTATACCTTTGCTCGCTAGTTCAACTCCTGAATATCAGGACACCGTATCACGAGTTATAGCTGGAGCAAACCAAGTTTATCACGACTTTATCAGAAGCGACGAGGGTCGAGGTTTCACGGGGCAAATTTGCCTTATTGGGGATTCAGTAGGAGCGATTTTAACATATGACGCTTTGTGTAGATCAGCTCACTCTAGACATAATAGCGAGAACAATATTTTGGATAATCAGGGCATTGAAAATAGCACGAATGCCGAAGATGGCAAACACCTGACTGCACCTTCTCCTAGAAGGAAATCTTCTAGTATAAG TGATACCCCCTCACATTGTAAATTGGATTTCGAAGTAGGAGAGTTTTTCATGTTTGGTAGTCCACTTGCTCTGGTATTGGCGTATAGAAAAATTTCCTCGGATAAAACTAGTAATATAAGAAGACCGTTGGTGAATCAGGTGTATAATTTATTCCATCCTACTGAACCTGTAGCCGCTAGATTAGAACCACTGATTTCTGCAAGGTTTTCTCTTCTTCCACCCGTGAACGTGGCTCGATATCAAAAGTATCCATTAGGAAACGGACAGCCTTATCATTTGT TGGAAGCTATCCAGACGAATCCACAATTGTTTACGGATGGATTGAATATCCCAAATATGTCAATGTCCCATTTAAGACGGCTGTCCGATATATCGATTCATAGTACAATGTCTGGTGTGGTTGAAAATGTTCCTCTAAAAGTAGTATCTAATT TAACGCAAAAATGGTGGGGTACAAAGAGATTAGATTATGCTCTCTACTGCCCAGAGGGTTTAGCAAACTTTCCCACGAACTCTTTACCTCAAATTTTTCACGCTAGCTATTGGGAGTCACTTGATGTTATCGCATTTATCCTGCGACAGTTAGGCAGATTTGATTTGTCATTACTCACAAACGAGGAGAAAGAATTATCTTGTTTCCGTCCAGGTCAACCTAGAGAAAAGTGGAATAAGAAACGTACTTCTGTTAAACTTAAG AATGTCGCTGCCAATCATAGAGCAAATGACGTAATTGTTAAAGAAGGAGCACCACAAATCCTGATTGCTAGATTTATGTACGGTCCAATTGATGTTATTGCTTTGACAG GCGAGAAAGTGGACATTCACATTATGAAAGATGCTCCAGCAGGAGAATGGACGCATTTATCAACTGAAGTAACTGATAAAAATGGTagaataacatataaaataccCGATGATAAAGCATTGGAACATGGACTTTACCCAGTTAAAATGATTGTTAG GGGTGATCATACATCCGTAGACTTTTTCTTGGCTGTGATTCCACCAAAAACAGAGTGCGTGGTATTTAGTATAGATGGTTCGTTTACTGCGAGTATGTCCGTTAGCGGGAAAGATCCAAAAGTTAGAGCTGGAGCTGTTGATGTCGTCAG GCATTGGCAAGAACTGGGATATTTAATCATATATATTACTGCAAGACCTGATATGCAACAGCAGAAAGTCGTTTCCTGGTTGTCTCAACACAACTTCCCTCATGGTCTTGTGTCCTTTGCAGATGGTCTTTCGACAGATCCACTTGGTCATAAAGCTGCGTACTTACATAAACTCATACAG GAACACGGTGTAATAATTCATTACGCATACGGCAGTAGTAAGGATATCAGTGTTTACACCGCGATTAACCTTAAACAAAATCAAATATTCATCATTGGGAAAGTATCAAAGAAGTACCACTCCTTGGCAACGATACTTCATGATGGTTATGCTGCTCATTTGAGTATGCTACAGGCGCACGGAGGCTCGAGACCTGCTCAGGGTAATGCACGTATGGTGATCCCAAGAGGTCAGTTCGGTTTACCCGGACAAAATGCTTCTCTACGACGAAGAAG GTAA
- the rdgB gene encoding retinal degeneration B isoform X4, whose protein sequence is MLIKEYRIPLPLTVEEYRIAQLYMIAKKSREESQGAGSGVEIIENEPYSDGPGGNGQYTHKIYHVGSHLPEWFKSLLPRSALIAKEEAWNAYPYTKTRYTCPFVEKFSIEIETYYFPDNGYQENVFKLSGSDLRNRIVDVIDIVKDQYTGDYVKDEDPKLYVSQKTGRGPLTESWLEEYWADVKGKQQPTPSGKSLMCAYKLCRVEFRYWGVQTKLEKFIHDVALRKTMVRAHRQAWAWQDEWNGLTMEDIRKIERQTQLALQKRMANAEGDGEATNDNQDRAVSNTTMTPQESNVATTLAATLGSIEKNEDPQSPPSARKSTDIPNTAGSSEGDVSPEDSPTEVPDLRNAPTEEKADAKKGWKKNKMSSPCSNKSFDMQIANWRMESIVRESESGSEDEFFDCQEEEDNTFTSPTMVNKEDDTIFSPSYLQRMASERSSKRLQISTSASIDASYPASPQHSPTHQPCKTTVLLIVMHAGSVLDANVDLTAKKSDITTFKGAFESVMRQHYPSMVGHVAIKFVSCPPICTEGLGILSSLSPYSFDVSPSSMDAPQVTHDTIPIGAIPLLASSTPEYQDTVSRVIAGANQVYHDFIRSDEGRGFTGQICLIGDSVGAILTYDALCRSAHSRHNSENNILDNQGIENSTNAEDGKHLTAPSPRRKSSSISDTPSHCKLDFEVGEFFMFGSPLALVLAYRKISSDKTSNIRRPLVNQVYNLFHPTEPVAARLEPLISARFSLLPPVNVARYQKYPLGNGQPYHLLEAIQTNPQLFTDGLNIPNMSMSHLRRLSDISIHSTMSGVVENVPLKVVSNLTQKWWGTKRLDYALYCPEGLANFPTNSLPQIFHASYWESLDVIAFILRQLGRFDLSLLTNEEKELSCFRPGQPREKWNKKRTSVKLKNVAANHRANDVIVKEGAPQILIARFMYGPIDVIALTGEKVDIHIMKDAPAGEWTHLSTEVTDKNGRITYKIPDDKALEHGLYPVKMIVRGDHTSVDFFLAVIPPKTECVVFSIDGSFTASMSVSGKDPKVRAGAVDVVRHWQELGYLIIYITARPDMQQQKVVSWLSQHNFPHGLVSFADGLSTDPLGHKAAYLHKLIQEHGVIIHYAYGSSKDISVYTAINLKQNQIFIIGKVSKKYHSLATILHDGYAAHLSMLQAHGGSRPAQGNARMVIPRGQFGLPGQNASLRRRSSFRLAKRAVSQPTPGKGIYPLERSTSVGPSISSQTASTRSTAPEKL, encoded by the exons ATGTTGATAAAAGAATATCGAATACCGCTGCCTCTCACCGTCGAGGAGTATAGAATTGCTCAGCTTTACATGATAGCG AAAAAATCTAGAGAAGAAAGTCAAGGGGCAGGCAGCGGTGTAGAGATTATAGAGAACGAGCCTTATAGCGATGGTCCAGGTGGAAACGGACAATATACCCATAAGATTTATCACGTGGGTAGTCATCTTCCAGAATGGTTCAAAAGTTTGCTGCCCAGATCCGCGTTGATCGCCAAAGAAGAAGCATGGAATGCTTACCCCTATACGAAGACCCGTTACACTTGCCCCTTCGTTGAAAAGTTTTCTATCGAAATAGAAACATACTATTTTCCCGACAATGGTTACCAAGAAAATGTCTTCAAGCTAAGTGGTAGCGATTTGAGAAATAGAATCGTAG ACGTGATTGATATCGTAAAAGATCAATACACGGGTGATTACGTGAAAGACGAGGATCCTAAATTATACGTGTCCCAAAAGACCGGTCGAGGACCTCTCACGGAATCATGGCTAGAAGAATACTGGGCTGACGTAAAA GGGAAACAACAACCGACTCCATCCGGAAAGTCTTTAATGTGCGCGTACAAATTATGCCGTGTGGAGTTCCGATATTGGGGTGtgcaaacaaaattagaaaagtTCATACACGATGTAG CCTTGAGAAAAACGATGGTTAGAGCTCACAGACAAGCCTGGGCCTGGCAAGACGAATGGAATGGTTTGACCATGGAAGATATTCGGAAAATTGAACGACAAACGCAATTGGCGTTGCAGAAGAGAATGGCTAATGCAGAAGGCGATGGGGAAGCAACAAACGACAATCAAGACAGGGCTGTTTCAAACACGACAATGACTCCTCAAGAGTCGAACGTTGCTACGACATTGGCTGCCACGCTTGGGAGCATCGAGAAAAACGAAGATCCTCAAAGTCCCCCAAGTGCCAGAAAATCGACCGATATACCTAACACAGCTGGTAGTTCAGAGGGTGACGTTAGCCCCGAAGATTCACCGACCGAAGTACCCGACCTTAG AAATGCTCCTACTGAAGAGAAAGCAGATGCTAAAAAGGGATGGAAGAAAAACAAGATGAGTTCGCCGTGTTCGAACAAAAGTTTCGATATGCAGATAGCGAATTGGCGCATGGAAAGTATCGTAAGAGAATCCGAATCTGGTAGCGAAGATGAGTTTTTTGACTGTCAAG AAGAGGAAGACAATACGTTCACTTCGCCTACCATGGTAAACAAAGAAG acgACACGATATTTTCACCTTCCTACTTGCAACGTATGGCTAGTGAACGTAGCAGTAAAAGGTTACAAATCTCTACGTCAGCCAGCATCGATGCCTCGTATCCGGCTTCACCTCAACATTCGCCGACTCATCAACCATGCAAAACTACTGTCCTTCTTATTGTGATGCATGCTGGCAGTGTACTAG ATGCTAACGTTGACTTGACGGCGAAAAAATCGGACATTACAACTTTCAAAGGAGCCTTTGAGTCAGTCATGAGACAACACTATCCCAGTATGGTTGGACATGTGGCCATTAAGTTTGTTTCTTGCCCACCTATTTGTACCGAAGGTCTtggtattttatcgag CCTAAGTCCTTATAGTTTTGATGTGTCACCCTCGTCTATGGATGCTCCTCAAGTGACACACGATACTATTCCTATCGGCGCTATACCTTTGCTCGCTAGTTCAACTCCTGAATATCAGGACACCGTATCACGAGTTATAGCTGGAGCAAACCAAGTTTATCACGACTTTATCAGAAGCGACGAGGGTCGAGGTTTCACGGGGCAAATTTGCCTTATTGGGGATTCAGTAGGAGCGATTTTAACATATGACGCTTTGTGTAGATCAGCTCACTCTAGACATAATAGCGAGAACAATATTTTGGATAATCAGGGCATTGAAAATAGCACGAATGCCGAAGATGGCAAACACCTGACTGCACCTTCTCCTAGAAGGAAATCTTCTAGTATAAG TGATACCCCCTCACATTGTAAATTGGATTTCGAAGTAGGAGAGTTTTTCATGTTTGGTAGTCCACTTGCTCTGGTATTGGCGTATAGAAAAATTTCCTCGGATAAAACTAGTAATATAAGAAGACCGTTGGTGAATCAGGTGTATAATTTATTCCATCCTACTGAACCTGTAGCCGCTAGATTAGAACCACTGATTTCTGCAAGGTTTTCTCTTCTTCCACCCGTGAACGTGGCTCGATATCAAAAGTATCCATTAGGAAACGGACAGCCTTATCATTTGT TGGAAGCTATCCAGACGAATCCACAATTGTTTACGGATGGATTGAATATCCCAAATATGTCAATGTCCCATTTAAGACGGCTGTCCGATATATCGATTCATAGTACAATGTCTGGTGTGGTTGAAAATGTTCCTCTAAAAGTAGTATCTAATT TAACGCAAAAATGGTGGGGTACAAAGAGATTAGATTATGCTCTCTACTGCCCAGAGGGTTTAGCAAACTTTCCCACGAACTCTTTACCTCAAATTTTTCACGCTAGCTATTGGGAGTCACTTGATGTTATCGCATTTATCCTGCGACAGTTAGGCAGATTTGATTTGTCATTACTCACAAACGAGGAGAAAGAATTATCTTGTTTCCGTCCAGGTCAACCTAGAGAAAAGTGGAATAAGAAACGTACTTCTGTTAAACTTAAG AATGTCGCTGCCAATCATAGAGCAAATGACGTAATTGTTAAAGAAGGAGCACCACAAATCCTGATTGCTAGATTTATGTACGGTCCAATTGATGTTATTGCTTTGACAG GCGAGAAAGTGGACATTCACATTATGAAAGATGCTCCAGCAGGAGAATGGACGCATTTATCAACTGAAGTAACTGATAAAAATGGTagaataacatataaaataccCGATGATAAAGCATTGGAACATGGACTTTACCCAGTTAAAATGATTGTTAG GGGTGATCATACATCCGTAGACTTTTTCTTGGCTGTGATTCCACCAAAAACAGAGTGCGTGGTATTTAGTATAGATGGTTCGTTTACTGCGAGTATGTCCGTTAGCGGGAAAGATCCAAAAGTTAGAGCTGGAGCTGTTGATGTCGTCAG GCATTGGCAAGAACTGGGATATTTAATCATATATATTACTGCAAGACCTGATATGCAACAGCAGAAAGTCGTTTCCTGGTTGTCTCAACACAACTTCCCTCATGGTCTTGTGTCCTTTGCAGATGGTCTTTCGACAGATCCACTTGGTCATAAAGCTGCGTACTTACATAAACTCATACAG GAACACGGTGTAATAATTCATTACGCATACGGCAGTAGTAAGGATATCAGTGTTTACACCGCGATTAACCTTAAACAAAATCAAATATTCATCATTGGGAAAGTATCAAAGAAGTACCACTCCTTGGCAACGATACTTCATGATGGTTATGCTGCTCATTTGAGTATGCTACAGGCGCACGGAGGCTCGAGACCTGCTCAGGGTAATGCACGTATGGTGATCCCAAGAGGTCAGTTCGGTTTACCCGGACAAAATGCTTCTCTACGACGAAGAAG CTCTTTTAGGTTGGCAAAGCGTGCAGTATCGCAACCAACTCCAGGTAAAGGGATATATCCATTGGAACGATCAACGAGCGTTGGGCCTTCAATTTCATCGCAGACTGCGTCAACCAGATCTACGGCACCAGAGAAACTCTGA